The following are encoded together in the Salvia hispanica cultivar TCC Black 2014 chromosome 6, UniMelb_Shisp_WGS_1.0, whole genome shotgun sequence genome:
- the LOC125195324 gene encoding metalloendoproteinase 2-MMP-like: MAAKSINIFFSLIFPIAVVFVLSLATQTEGMVLAEMDAHAPPFDSKSYLQRYGYLEYARLNLKIGASEEQILKLAIKTYQGNFGISPIGKLDVETLSLMKMPRCGNPDIYGAVNTMKHSRVQFDENRYVKSHIHLHLT, translated from the coding sequence ATGGCCGCTAAGAGTATAAatatcttcttctctctcatcttTCCGATCGCCGTCGTCTTCGTGCTTTCTCTCGCGACTCAAACCGAGGGTATGGTGTTGGCAGAGATGGATGCTCATGCTCCACCCTTTGATTCCAAATCTTATCTTCAAAGATACGGTTATCTGGAATACGCCCGTCTTAATCTCAAAATTGGTGCTTCGGAAGAGCAGATTCTGAAATTAGCCATCAAAACGTATCAGGGAAATTTCGGGATCAGCCCTATCGGAAAATTGGACGTTGAGACGTTGTCATTGATGAAGATGCCGCGATGCGGCAATCCCGATATCTACGGTGCCGTCAACACCATGAAACATAGCCGCGTACAATTTGACGAGAACCGTTACGTGAAATCCCATATTCATCTTCATCTCACTTAA
- the LOC125191678 gene encoding LOW QUALITY PROTEIN: probable serine/threonine-protein kinase DDB_G0276461 (The sequence of the model RefSeq protein was modified relative to this genomic sequence to represent the inferred CDS: inserted 1 base in 1 codon; deleted 2 bases in 1 codon), giving the protein MWRFKPFAHKEQTGLEGRVIDIGNLKVQVRNLIAEGGFSCVYLARDAVNGFKQYALKHIICNDEESQELVTKEISVMKTLTGHPNVVTLLAHAVFDMGRTKEALLLMEYCEKSLVNVLESRGAGYFEEKQVLTIFRDICSAVFAMHCQTPPIAHRDLKAENLLLGPDGLWKLCDFGSTSTNHKRFEKPEEMGIEEDNIRKHTTPAYRAPKMWDLFRRELINEKVDIWALGCLLFRICYLKLAFDGESKLQILNGNYRIPDQPKYNTLLIDLIRDMLQSSPDDRPDITQVWFRVNDLLPDELQKSLPDTPPEMLQNSTDTFTGTTKPVNKPVNKSSPMPRRSPPPXPSSEAPRNVSSAPANSRIGENDGPLGSFWATLHAKDSEATDEKTKPKYDEDLTDRRSSGKEVRPDEHLASRVTPQKEQSFRSPLQKNVQGESVNRPGDYPSADLNLFPDSLNHNSERLKPSKAEVTPSFQNDAFNTFVAEFDVSKQSPNNNHRKPEREDMLEAEVEKLKEQLANVSAEKTEVTSKYEKLSAICKSQRQEIQDLKHALAARTPSHSSDSSRNLSSPGGQSSTTPQNEKIEGTVWELQEGFFDRSSPSPDSKQWQAFAEAPKPQAAATYNTSKSVRTRNGQQNKQAGGELNSGSNSWGFGTDSFRVGVPAAASSNKVNVPVGELNNSQRFGESKSKDSKFDSQPAGWAGF; this is encoded by the exons ATGTGGAGATTCAAACCATTTGCACACAAAGAACAAACTGGGCTTGAAGGCCGTGTTATTGACATAGGCAATCTCAAAGTTCAGGTTCGCAATCTAATTGCGGAGGGTGGATTCTCCTGTGTTTATTTAGCTCGAGATGCAGTAAATGGCTTCAAACAGTATGCATTAAAACACATCATATGTAATGATGAAGAGTCCCAGGAGCTAGTGACAAAGGAAATTTCAGTTATGAAAACACTCACAGGCCACCCCAATGTTGTTACTCTTCTCGCTCATGCTGTCTTTGATATGGGCCGCACTAAAGAAGCTTTACTTCTCATGGAATATTGTGAGAAGTCCCTTGTTAATGTGCTGGAGAGCAGAGGAGCAGGATACTTTGAGGAGAAACAGGTCCTAACAATTTTCAGGGATATATGCAGTGCTGTCTTTGCAATGCATTGCCAGACTCCACCTATTGCTCACCG AGATTTGAAGGCTGAGAATCTTTTGCTGGGGCCTGATGGCCTGTGGAAGTTGTGTGATTTCGGTAGCACTTCTACCAACCATAAGCGCTTTGAGAAACCTGAAGAAATGGGAATTGAGGAAGACAATATAAGGAAACACACAACACCTGCATATCGAGCCCCGA AGATGTGGGATCTGTTTCGGAGAGAACTTATAAACGAGAAGGTTGATATATGG GCACTTGGGTGTCTCCTTTTCCGCATATGTTACTTGAAGTTAGCATTTGATGGTGAATCAAAGCTCCAAATTCTGAATGGGAACTATCGCATCCCAGATCAACCCAAGTACAATACATTGCTGATAGACCTTATCAGGGACATGCTTCAATCTTCCCCTGACGACAGACCAGATATCACGCAG GTGTGGTTTCGTGTGAATGATCTTTTACCAGATGAACTGCAGAAATCATTACCTGATACGCCTCCGGAAATGCTACAGAACAGTACTGATACCTTCACAG GCACGACAAAGCCTGTAAACAAGCCTGTAAACAAGTCTAGTCCAATGCCTAGGAGGAGTCCTCCTC CCCCATCATCTGAAGCACCCCGAAATGTGTCGTCAGCTCCAGCTAATTCTAGAATTGGTGAAAATGATGGACCTTTGGGTTCTTTCTGGGCCACTCTGCATGCAAAAGATTCAGAAGCCACAGACGAAAAGACCAAGCCAAAGTATGATGAAGACTTAACTGACCGTAGATCATCTGGAAAAGAA GTCCGTCCTGATGAGCATCTTGCCTCTCGTGTAACTCCACAAAAAGAGCAAAGTTTTCGTTCTCCTCTTCAGAAGAATGTGCAGGGAGAATCAGTCAATAGGCCTGGTGATTACCCATCTGCGGACTTAAATCTGTTTCCTGATAGTTTGAACCATAATTCTGAAAGATTAAAACCATCCAAAGCTGAAGTTACACCTTCCTTTCAAAATGATGCGTTTAATACTTTTGTGGCTGAATTCGACGTTAGTAAACAAAGTCCAAACAATAACCATCGGAAACCAGAGAGAGAAGACATGTTAGAGGCTGAGGTTGAAAAGCTGAAGGAGCAGCTTGCGAATGTGAGTGCAGAGAAAACAGAAGTGACCTCTAAATATGAAAAGCTCTCGGCAATTTGTAAGTCACAGCGACAAGAGATACAAGACCTCAAGCATGCTCTAGCTGCAAGAACTCCATCACATAGTTCGGATTCCTCGAGAAACCTAAGTTCTCCTGGAGGCCAATCATCTACCACTCCACAg AATGAGAAGATAGAAGGTACAGTCTGGGAGCTTCAGGAGGGTTTCTTTGATCGGAGTTCTCCTAGCCCAGATTCTAAGCAGTGGCAGGCCTTTGCAGAGGCTCCCAAACCACAGGCCGCAGCAACATATAATACTTCAAAGTCTGTTAGAACGAGAAACGGTCAGCAGAACAAGCAGGCAGGAGGTGAACTGAATTCAGGTTCAAATTCTTGGGGATTTGGAACTGATAGTTTCAGAGTGGGGGTTCCAGCTGCTGCTAGCTCTAATAAGGTTAATGTGCCTGTTggtgaattaaataattctcAGCGATTTGGTGAATCGAAGAGCAAAGACAGTAAGTTTGATTCCCAGCCTGCTGGATGGGCTGGTTTCTAG